One genomic window of Bactrocera dorsalis isolate Fly_Bdor chromosome 4, ASM2337382v1, whole genome shotgun sequence includes the following:
- the LOC105223247 gene encoding mucin-19: protein MLLKIQLICCLALLAKAQNSIEQLPGEIQFETSHKRPDENDFQTSHKIPRHSFLPETDLDLLQGTMNLLPTKERPELNPVLSALINEDVMKSIEAKRAIEKEELEQIKAEIEAERKQKEEEERRVAETRNAVLTTAAPITELDSNIGLVDQDFNFVAAGTDNKKSRIEIKKGPNGQDYEYEYVYYYEDEEDAKPSEAPAKADSSERGKSRYSNIERTTAAPASNSLVSNKAKGRSSSLSDSSADDVEAERLPANTRFPSRGKNVDAQPTPAIDSLENAAEKKKISVKRPSLELVDSATFNTDEKQVKGIRNSDTETKSAIAIEQEQAAAAAAAEKKEAEEKKRRQPTIGSDEENVTVKDAADEEVEQTTLSMEKAALDLYAILQNENFNMDMTTDADTEVTTVLPDTTNPDDEGLTTIVDEAPSSTTSTTTTTTTEATTTTTTTTTTTAAPSLFGGKRPGLNSARPNRFKLNKGGKSEASTTTTTEAPASEATKTGKNRFSRPSIGGRARPGARTTTAAPAPAAEEEEEVAAPKEVKPVSSGFGRGRPRNRFNLRSTTTTEKPAGADAEEANEEASVSSTTARTLRGGRPQLSLRGRSRTTTAKPAAEEEHKDEETAASAAEEKPAPAPAKPASRFARPGGNRLLPRGKLARTTEAPAADDSAADSSHHNDVKGDENGEEGAEKAAEAEAKPAAHHGLNRLKTRPQLHKTENAKPKAAPAPVAPRKVNPLLAKRRLQLGHSTTEAPAEEDNATAAEESKTEEESAPAAASADAPAAENADSAKDEAADEAETTTKQQARGLGLLTQRRRLPLRKPGTIL, encoded by the exons ATGTTGCTGAAAAT TCAATTAATATGCTGTCTGGCGCTGCTGGCCAAGGCGCAGAACTCCATCGAACAGCTGCCGGGCGAAATTCAATTCGAAACTTCACATAAGCGACCGGACGAAAATGACTTCCAGACATCACATAAAATACCAAGACATTCTTTCTTGCCAGAAACAGATTTGGACTTACTGCAGGGCACCATGAATTTATTGCCGACCAAGGAACGCCCCGAATTGAATCCCGTTTTGAGTGCGCTCATCAATGAGGATGTAATGAAGAGCATCGAGGCGAAACGTGCCATTGAGAAGGAGGAGTTGGAACAGATTAAAGCCGAAATCGAAGCGGAGCGCAAGCAAAAGGAAGAAGAGGAACGTAGGGTAGCCGAGACCAGAAATGCGGTATTGACTACAGCGGCGCCGATAACCGAACTCGATTCCAATATCGGCCTTGTCGATCAGGATTTTAACTTTGTAGCTGCCGGTACGGATAATAAGAAATCCCGCATTGAAATCAAAAAGGGACCAAATGGACAAGACTATGAATACGAATATGTCTACTATTATGAAGATGAAGAAGATGCCAAGCCATCGGAAGCGCCAGCTAAGGCCGACTCAAGTGAACGCGGCAAATCACGTTACAGCAATATTGAACGCACCACAGCGGCGCCAGCTAGTAACAGTCTGGTCAGCAACAAGGCCAAGGGACGTTCATCGAGTTTAAGCGACAGCAGTGCTGACGATGTCGAAGCCGAACGTCTGCCAGCCAATACACGTTTCCCCAGTCGTGGCAAGAATGTGGATGCACAGCCAACGCCCGCTATAGATTCGCTTGAAAACGCCGCCGAGAAAAAGAAGATCAGCGTTAAGCGACCCAGCTTGGAACTGGTTGATAGCGCAACCTTCAACACGGACGAGAAACAGGTGAAGGGCATCCGTAATAGCGATACTGAAACAAAATCGGCAATCGCCATTGAACAAGAGCAAGCAGCTGCAGCAGCGGCGGCtgaaaagaaagaggccgaggAGAAGAAACGCCGTCAGCCAACCATTGGCAGTGATGAAGAGAATGTGACCGTTAAAGATGCAGCAGATGAGGAAGTGGAACAAACCACTTTGTCGATGGAGAAGGCCGCATTAgacttatatgcgatattacaAAACGAGAACTTCAACATGGATATGACTACCGATGCTGATACCGAGGTAACCACTGTGCTGCCAGATACCACAAACCCCGATGACGAAGGTCTGACCACAATTGTGGATGAAGCACCTAGCTCAACCACGTCTACTACCACAACAACTACCACAGAGGCAACTACAACGACAACAACGactacaacaaccacagcagcgCCTTCATTGTTTGGTGGCAAACGTCCCGGCTTGAACTCAGCCCGTCCTAATCGTTTCAAGTTGAACAAGGGTGGCAAGAGCGAAGCAAgcacaacaacgacaacagaaGCGCCCGCGTCGGAGGCAACGAAAACGGGCAAGA ATCGTTTCTCACGTCCTTCGATTGGCGGTCGTGCACGTCCGGGCGCACGCACCACCACCGCCGCACCGGCGCCAGCAGCCGAAGAGGAGGAAGAAGTAGCAGCCCCCAAAGAAGTGAAGCCTGTGAGCTCTGGTTTTGGACGTGGCCGTC CACGCAATCGTTTCAATTTACGCAGCACAACAACCACCGAGAAACCAGCCGGCGCTGACGCTGAGGAGGCAAACGAGGAAGCATCCGTATCCAGCACGACGGCACGAACGCTGCGCGGAGGACGTCCGCAATTGAGCCTGCGTGGTCGCAGCCGCACCACCACAGCCAAACCTGCCGCCGAAGAGGAGCACAAGGATGAGGAGACAGCCGCCAGCGCCGCCGAAGAGAAACCAGCACCGGCACCAGCGAAACCTGCATCACGTTTCGCACGACCAGGTGGCAATCGTTTGTTGCCACGCGGCAAGCTAGCACGCACCACTGAAGCACCAGCAGCTGATGACTCAGCCGCGGATAGTAGTCATCACAATGACGTCAAGGGTGACGAAAATGGCGAGGAGGGCGCTGAGAAGGCGGCCGAGGCGGAAGCAAAGCCCGCAGCACATCATGGACTGAATCGTCTGAAGACGCGTCCACAATTGCATAAGACTGAGAACGCCAAACCAAAGGCGGCACCAGCGCCAGTGGCGCCACGCAAAGTCAATCCACTGTTGGCCAAGCGACGTCTACAGCTCGGACACTCCACCACGG AAGCGCCCGCTGAAGAGGACAACGCCACCGCTGCCGAAGAATCGAAAACGGAAGAGGAAAGTGCACCAGCAGCCGCTTCCGCCGATGCGCCTGCCGCCGAAAATGCTGACAGCGCCAAGGATGAAGCCGCCGATGAAGCCGAAAcgacaacaaaacaacaagcaCGCGGCTTGGGACTACTAACACAAAGAAGGCGTCTGCCGCTGCGCAAACCCGGCACCATACTATAA